A genomic region of Cannabis sativa cultivar Pink pepper isolate KNU-18-1 chromosome 1, ASM2916894v1, whole genome shotgun sequence contains the following coding sequences:
- the LOC133033507 gene encoding uncharacterized protein LOC133033507 produces the protein MEHLFLSCNVAFHLWRSSPWGIFPICDAGIRMWDWVKFLWDLKNKGINEQETFLYASLIIDTIWRTRNEKVHNSSPVDIFKCIDSVRFSFADHHAYLLPCPTRCLTESWSPPPQDWLKLNCDVRVGMDSMCAAVVARDHVGKVIWVSTKRLDFSNALCGEAAACCLAIEEAKTRGIEFLIVESDSRVVINALNGKESCWELDNYVSFCKNTSTSFIGCTFQFVRRQCNFIAHNVANWAFSHQRFGSLPISSMPDIIFCNDREV, from the coding sequence ATGGAGCATTTATTTCTCTCTTGTAATGTTGCCTTTCACCTATGGCGGTCCTCTCCTTGGGGTATCTTCCCTATCTGTGATGCTGGTATAAGAATGTGGGATTGGGTTAAGTTCTTATGGGATCTCAAAAACAAAGGAATTAATGAGCAGGAGACCTTTTTATATGCTTCGCTCATCATTGACACAATCTGGCGGACCCGGAATGAAAAGGTACACAATAGTAGTCCGGTGGATATCTTTAAATGTATAGACTCTGTTCgtttttcttttgcagatcatcATGCTTACTTGCTCCCTTGTCCAACCCGCTGCCTGACGGAATCTTGGAGTCCACCCCCACAGGATTGGTTGAAGCTCAACTGCGACGTTAGAGTGGGGATGGATAGCATGTGCGCTGCTGTGGTTGCAAGGGATCACGTCGGCAAGGTGATCTGGGTTTCTACAAAAAGACTGGATTTTTCTAATGCTCTCTGTGGGGAAGCGGCGGCTTGCTGTTTGGCTATAGAGGAGGCTAAAACTCGTGGTATTGAGTTCCTTATTGTGGAGAGTGACTCGAGGGTGGTGATCAACGCTCTTAATGGGAAGGAGTCCTGTTGGGAGCTTGATAACTATGTCTCTTTTTGTAAAAATACCTCCACCTCTTTTATTGGCTGTACTTTTCAATTTGTTCGTAGACAGTGTAATTTTAtagcccataatgtggctaacTGGGCATTTTCCCATCAGAGGTTTGGCTCTTTGCCAATTTCCTCTATGCCTGatattatattttgtaatgaccgcgAGGTCTAA